A part of Aspergillus flavus chromosome 1, complete sequence genomic DNA contains:
- a CDS encoding something about silencing, SAS, complex subunit 4-domain-containing protein, with the protein MAGKRESPRIEYGNDGSQSIPNSATAASKLPQREKQRKNTLKIWMKARFLAWDRGNETDLACRQFPPLKSSMTSTVMAVRSSLRVSVRQEEPPNDHDDNRPSPSKRPRLNPPPPSSRRRKSSPDLLDTTTVDSPSKATPNNKVAHIRRAPSSLPRRSSARRPLLSPSSHHHPPSDTPHATHLRLHRNESPAAAPSLLSRESPDPLDTISPATTDIRRYFAKATPTTTTTPSTRRRRVADLDPPPESATQNRVQAPSQPAESPNEKTATPSQQPTSAQTTPAVRERRSLRSHDGGSRARSELALYFPNYEQLLSLEPPKTEFLAAHTAIKLIDDHSESPISSSDLPAPDTDTPFGNPLLKLHNCESISLPEPQPSELSDTPEEDPLNEGTYFKAHRRNERQEKQLRNIERERAQHEKQQLDRLLDELQNHDWLRVMGITGLLSDQEKKQYEPKRDYFIKEISALIQKFKIWKEEEKRRKVEKEKAAAAAAANPASIATAEGQDSSTQQLQHNQGPGIPDSEAEDSPSVSLSDVPSYSEPPDINDVDAWAARQLIQEARSATAGKKPKSTASEARKKTKPMEPEMPQHLPPPVDDKKPFTSFYAKRHLRDTALSAHRKGRTRFAFGYPVPEMEEQDFDLPPEILTPEAIDSCRRKRRRMKRASRGSE; encoded by the exons ATGGCCGGAAAGAGGGAGTCGCCAAGAATAGAATACGGTAATGACGGGTCACAGAGCATCCCAAACAGCGCGACCGCAGCGTCCAAACTTCCCCAacgagagaaacaaagaaaaaacacCCTGAAGATCTGGATGAAAGCGAGGTTTCTGGCTTGGGACAGGGGGAATGAGACCGACCTTGCCTGCCGTCAATTTCCGCCATTGAAATCCTCAATGACCTCGACCGTCATGGCTGTTCGGTCGTCTCTGCGCGTTTCTGTGCGACAAGAAGAACCCCCCAACGACCACGACGACAATCGACCATCTCCGTCGAAACGCCCTCGTCtgaatcctcctcctccctcatCTCGTCGGCGCAAGAGCTCCCCTGACTTACTGGATACGACGACTGTGGACAGTCCCTCCAAGGCCACCCCAAATAATAAAGTCGCTCACATCCGGCGCGCCCCCTCTTCCCTTCCGCGGCGTTCCTCTGCGCGCCGACCGCTTCTCTCGCCCTCCTCCCATCATCATCCGCCCTCCGACACCCCACACGCTACGCATCTCCGACTTCACCGCAATGAGTCCCCCGCCGCCGCCCCCTCGCTCCTCTCGCGCGAATCGCCTGATCCCCTAGATACCATTTCTCCCGCGACCACGGATATTAGACGTTATTTCGCGAAAGCTACTcctaccaccactactacccCCTCGACTCGCAGACGCCGTGTTGCTGATTTGGATCCTCCTCCGGAGTCGGCCACACAGAATCGGGTCCAGGCGCCCTCTCAGCCGGCGGAGTCGCCCAACGAGAAGACCGCGACTCCGTCGCAACAACCAACATCAGCGCAAACCACACCGGCCGTGCGAGAGCGCCGATCGCTTCGTTCGCACGATGGGGGTTCCAGAGCGAGAAGCGAGCTGGCCCTGTATTTCCCCAACTACGAACAATTGCTGAGCTTAGAGCCGCCGAAGACGG AGTTCCTTGCGGCCCATACCGCGATCAAGTTAATCGATGATCACTCCGAATCCCCTATCTCCTCGTCAGATCTCCCCGCACCCGACACAGACACCCCTTTTGGGAATCCTTTACTTAAGTTACACAATTGCGAGTCAATCAGTCTCCCCGAACCGCAACCAAGTGAACTGAGCGATACGCCCGAAGAAGATCCACTGAATGAGGGAACATACTTCAAGGCCCATCGACGAAACGAACGACAAGAAAAACAGTTGCGGAATATTGAGCGCGAACGAGCCCAACATGAGAAACAACAGCTGGATCGTCTACTAGACGAGTTACAGAATCACGACTGGCTGCGCGTAATGGGAATCACAGGTCTATTATCCgaccaggaaaagaaacaatatGAACCCAAACGAGACTACTTCATTAAGGAAATATCCGCCTTGATCCAGAAATTCAAGAtctggaaagaagaagagaagcgacGCAAGgtagagaaggagaaggctgccgccgccgccgccgccaatCCTGCATCAATTGCGACTGCAGAAGGCCAGGACAGTTCGACACAACAACTACAGCATAACCAGGGCCCTGGGATCCCAGACTCCGAAGCGGAAGACTCCCCTAGTGTATCGCTATCGGATGTCCCAAGCTACAGCGAGCCGCCGGATATCAATGATGTAGACGCCTGGGCCGCCCGCCAATTAATCCAGGAAGCTCGGTCCGCGACAGCCGGGAAGAAACCCAAATCAACGGCGTCAGAAGCACGGAAGAAAACCAAGCCCATGGAACCGGAGATGCCGCAACACCTACCACCTCCCGTAGATGATAAGAAACCATTTACCTCGTTCTATGCCAAGCGCCACCTGCGGGACACGGCGCTGTCGGCGCATAGGAAGGGCCGGACCCGATTTGCCTTTGGCTATCCTGTTCCGGAGATGGAAGAGCAAGACTTTGACCTACCGCCGGAGATCTTGACGCCCGAGGCGATTGACTCCTGTCGACGGAAACGAAGACGGATGAAGCGGGCTAGTCGGGGCTCAGAATAG